A genomic segment from Vanacampus margaritifer isolate UIUO_Vmar chromosome 3, RoL_Vmar_1.0, whole genome shotgun sequence encodes:
- the znf608 gene encoding zinc finger protein 608 isoform X1 — translation MNTNWKWMRKTSVEPMFTPPGGAPAPGQSGAAGPSLPLSNTSFPPTVAPPAGNAVSKRSVGTNTQEVALSSTPDSDADFLGPCQPGTSVNLEGIVWHETQEGVLVVNVTWRKRTYVGTLLDCTKLDWAPPRFCESPSRDPEMAGGRGRGKRLRLALAERPCGDAVPPVKMRGLPQHRSRGGGMAASPVHSKGRRGSLKLLSNCRASPPFFTTEETKPANRASVLPSGKRKNKPPADLDLSLVSSVDIKNGNGKRIRAKSRSAPCTPQGKPDPSFLDPGGGCASSPPPILIDCPHPNCTKRYKHINGLRYHQTHAHLEAEEQRNPESEERLSDCEDAIYDLADSNNNGNTSSKKATPLYKVTTVGSPKNRRLLLSTKTRRSSLLKDGLMDDLSNLPIISNMTVVLENCMVPDRSATVEMPKLEAEGLIDKKILCEKSKKANGKVDKLSKSRANRLIAPAPAPPKLVAIPDAAYPTDSASSQQPSPVAAVGLTSKNSSLKPIKPKLSIAVEPSLVKATLLTCKETRKKEKRRLKDKHNRDATAWTANGDTIKMEDGASKTATKEIPGSLLKEHLSKQDVTNGLSESQESRMASIRAEADKVYTFTDNAPSPSIGSSSRLDAAGGCLLLGDSKDNSPAYSDISDAGDDGVSSENRLDGLRSKSASSVSSEVNSNGNHTNARKTPPTVTAPPSAKEPLSPYYHSFEPYYLPGCVQMDRQNLYQKISSHDSKSKDRKEEAKDDDKISVHDFAECKKGDGPAVPSQLQLAMSQTQTALAQSLYYGQYSRGLYMDQKLLLASKCCEQKQRAERGQAGRDGDGDVRHTGGAKGSEGAKGCCPKAILSYLEERGERGLGLKVDQHHVSTKDCEDIKSPSSSSSSSSSSSSSSSHHNPNTQTDLDSNVSYSSPPDGSTWPHRLAHSKFSELQSPLGEAADEGDAEMSKEWGSTTEPAGPRVTSAGGAKKVLGPLPVDPDDSDGLDGLQEEPMMILSGESQSARVAVSPPMTPQQPYMQYQHSSYPPYLAMCESAGGSYRGASPTLVHNYPGFHYPLYGKTAGREESEPDEKGSPELEREVDRSDRSHAVLGRHLHTHHHTHLGLTYNLVAGQYDIYPGLSSLVSGPQVSGRTAAESEVKK, via the exons ATGAATACTAACTGGAAGTGGATGAGAAAGACATCA GTGGAGCCCATGTTCACTCCACCTGGCGGGGCACCCGCTCCGGGCCAGTCAGGAGCCGCCGGACCCTCGCTGCCTTTGTCCAACACCTCCTTTCCTCCTACTGTGGCCCCGCCCGCTGGTAACGCTGTGAGTAAGCGCTCCGTTGGCACCAACACGCAGGAAGTGGCCCTTTCGTCCACACCCGACTCGGACGCTGACTTCTTGGGCCCCTGCCAGCCGGGTACCAGCGTTAACCTGGAGGGCATCGTGTGGCACGAGACCCAAGAAG gCGTGTTGGTGGTCAACGTGACGTGGAGGAAGAGGACCTATGTGGGAACCCTGCTGGACTGCACCAAACTCGACTGGGCTCCTCCCAG GTTCTGCGAGTCTCCGTCTCGTGATCCAGAGATGGCAGGTGGGCGTGGCCGTGGGAAAAGGCTGCGTCTGGCTTTGGCCGAGCGGCCCTGCGGGGATGCGGTACCGCCGGTCAAAATGCGAGGTCTGCCTCAACACCGGAGCCGGGGCGGTGGCATGGCAGCCTCACCAGTGCACAGCAAAGGTCGGCGCGGAAGTTTAAAACTCCTCAGTAACTGCAGAGCGTCCCCGCCATTTTTCACCACAGAGGAAACCAAACCTGCCAACCGAGCCTCTGTTCTCCCATCCGGCAAGCGGAAGAACAAACCGCCTGCCGATCTGGACCTTAGTCTGGTTTCCTCGGTGgatattaaaaatggaaatggcaAGAGGATTCGAGCAAAATCCCGCAGCGCCCCATGTACACCGCAAGGCAAGCCAGACCCCTCTTTTCTGGACCCGGGGGGAGGTTGTGCCTCCTCACCTCCACCAATCCTCATCGATTGTCCCCACCCCAACTGCACCAAGCGCTACAAGCACATCAATGGGCTGCGCTACCACCAGACGCATGCCCACCTGGAGGCAGAGGAACAGAGGAATCCCGAGAGCGAGGAGCGGCTGTCTGACTGCGAGGACGCCATCTACGACCTTGCAGATTCCAACAACAACGGCAACACCTCGTCCAAAAAAGCCACCCCGTTGTACAAGGTGACCACAGTGGGCTCGCCCAAGAACCGGCGGCTGCTCCTCAGCACCAAAACCCGGAGGAGTTCCCTACTAAAGGATGGCCTGATGGATGACCTCAGCAACTTGCCCATCATCTCCAACATGACGGTGGTTCTGGAGAACTGCATGGTGCCAGACCGGAGCGCCACTGTGGAGATGCCAAAGCTGGAAGCCGAAGGTCTGATCGACAAGAAGATCCTCTGTGAGAAGAGCAAAAAAGCCAATGGCAAGGTGGATAAGCTATCCAAGTCGCGGGCCAACCGGCTGATTGCTCCAGCACCCGCGCCACCAAAGCTTGTCGCCATACCCGATGCGGCGTATCCTACGGACAGTGCCTCCTCACAGCAGCCTTCACCTGTGGCAGCTGTGGGCCTAACAAGCAAGAATTCGTCCCTGAAACCCATCAAGCCGAAGCTCAGCATCGCCGTGGAACCCAGCCTGGTCAAAGCCACACTGCTGACCTGCAAAGAGACCCGCAAGAAAGAGAAGCGACGTCTCAAGGACAAGCACAACCGCGACGCGACCGCTTGGACGGCAAACGGTGACACCATCAAAATGGAAGACGGTGCTTCTAAAACTGCCACCAAGGAGATTCCGGGGAGCCTCCTGAAGGAACACCTGAGCAAGCAAGACGTGACGAATGGGCTCAGTGAGAGCCAGGAAAGCCGAATGGCGAGTATCCGCGCAGAGGCCGACAAGGTCTACACCTTCACGGACAACGCCCCCAGTCCTTCCATTGGCAGTTCATCGCGGCTTGATGCCGCCGGTGGTTGTCTCCTGTTGGGGGACAGCAAGGACAACAGTCCCGCCTACTCTGACATCTCGGATGCAGGGGATGATGGCGTGTCCTCCGAAAATCGCCTGGATGGGCTCAGATCCAAGTCTGCTTCCTCTGTATCTTCTGAAGTCAACTCTAACGGTAACCATACTAATGCCAGGAAGACACCACCCACGGTGACCGCCCCACCTTCTGCAAAAGAGCCCCTGTCCCCTTACTACCACAGCTTTGAGCCATACTACTTACCGGGCTGTGTGCAGATGGACAGGCAGAACCTCTACCAAAAAATTTCCTCTCACGATTCTAAAAGTAAAGATCGAAAGGAGGAGGCTAAAGATGATGACAAAATCTCCGTCCACGACTTTGCAGAGTGTAAGAAAGGTGACGGGCCGGCGGTACCTTCTCAGCTGCAGCTTGCCATGAGTCAGACCCAGACCGCCTTAGCCCAGTCGCTGTATTATGGACAGTATTCACGAGGACTCTACATGGACCAGAAACTCCTACTGGCCTCCAAATGCTGCGAGCAGAAGCAGCGTGCTGAGCGGGGGCAGGCTGGGCGAGACGGTGATGGGGACGTCAGACACACCGGCGGTGCTAAAGGTTCAGAAGGTGCTAAAGGATGCTGTCCCAAAGCCATCCTGTCCTATTTGGAGGAGAGGGGGGAAAGAGGACTGGGTTTGAAGGTGGACCAGCACCATGTCTCGACCAAGGACTGCGAGGACATCAAGTcgccttcatcctcctcctcctcctcctcctcctcttcttcatcctcgTCACACCACAACCCCAACACTCAGACAGATCTGGACTCAAATGTTTCCTATTCCAGC CCCCCAGACGGCTCTACATGGCCCCACCGCCTGGCTCACAGCAAATTCTCAGAGCTGCAGAGTCCACTCGGGGAAGCGGCGGATGAGGGGGACGCGGAGATGTCAAAGGAGTGGGGGAGCACTACTGAGCCAGCTGGGCCCAGAGTGACCTCAGCAGGAGGAGCTAAAAAAGTCCTCGGGCCGCTCCCCGTCGACCCAGACGACTCGGACGGCCTCGACGGGCTGCAGGAGGAACCCATGATGATCCTGTCAGGGGAATCTCAAAGTGCCCGTGTGGCGGTATCTCCTCCAATGACCCCCCAGCAACCCTACATGCAGTACCAGCACTCCTCATACCCGCCTTACCTGGCAATGTGCGAGAGTGCCGGGGGCTCCTACAGGGGGGCGTCGCCCACCCTGGTCCACAACTACCCAG GTTTCCACTACCCTTTATACGGCAAGACGGCGGGCCGGGAGGAGTCTGAG CCTGACGAGAAAGGTTCCCCTGAGCTGGAGCGCGAAGTGGACCGAAGTGACCGAAGCCACGCAGTGTTGGGCCGACATCTGCACACACACCATCACACACACCTGGGACTCACGTACAACCTGGTGGCGGGACAGTACGACATCTACCCGG GTTTAAGCTCTCTGGTGTCCGGGCCGCAGGTGTCGGGACGAACTGCTGCTG AGAGTGAGGTGAAGAAGTAG
- the znf608 gene encoding zinc finger protein 608 isoform X2 yields the protein MNTNWKWMRKTSVEPMFTPPGGAPAPGQSGAAGPSLPLSNTSFPPTVAPPAGNAVSKRSVGTNTQEVALSSTPDSDADFLGPCQPGTSVNLEGIVWHETQEGVLVVNVTWRKRTYVGTLLDCTKLDWAPPRFCESPSRDPEMAGGRGRGKRLRLALAERPCGDAVPPVKMRGLPQHRSRGGGMAASPVHSKGRRGSLKLLSNCRASPPFFTTEETKPANRASVLPSGKRKNKPPADLDLSLVSSVDIKNGNGKRIRAKSRSAPCTPQGKPDPSFLDPGGGCASSPPPILIDCPHPNCTKRYKHINGLRYHQTHAHLEAEEQRNPESEERLSDCEDAIYDLADSNNNGNTSSKKATPLYKVTTVGSPKNRRLLLSTKTRRSSLLKDGLMDDLSNLPIISNMTVVLENCMVPDRSATVEMPKLEAEGLIDKKILCEKSKKANGKVDKLSKSRANRLIAPAPAPPKLVAIPDAAYPTDSASSQQPSPVAAVGLTSKNSSLKPIKPKLSIAVEPSLVKATLLTCKETRKKEKRRLKDKHNRDATAWTANGDTIKMEDGASKTATKEIPGSLLKEHLSKQDVTNGLSESQESRMASIRAEADKVYTFTDNAPSPSIGSSSRLDAAGGCLLLGDSKDNSPAYSDISDAGDDGVSSENRLDGLRSKSASSVSSEVNSNGNHTNARKTPPTVTAPPSAKEPLSPYYHSFEPYYLPGCVQMDRQNLYQKISSHDSKSKDRKEEAKDDDKISVHDFAECKKGDGPAVPSQLQLAMSQTQTALAQSLYYGQYSRGLYMDQKLLLASKCCEQKQRAERGQAGRDGDGDVRHTGGAKGSEGAKGCCPKAILSYLEERGERGLGLKVDQHHVSTKDCEDIKSPSSSSSSSSSSSSSSSHHNPNTQTDLDSNVSYSSTYSGNTGTSTNTCPHRFSPQTALHGPTAWLTANSQSCRVHSGKRRMRGTRRCQRSGGALLSQLGPE from the exons ATGAATACTAACTGGAAGTGGATGAGAAAGACATCA GTGGAGCCCATGTTCACTCCACCTGGCGGGGCACCCGCTCCGGGCCAGTCAGGAGCCGCCGGACCCTCGCTGCCTTTGTCCAACACCTCCTTTCCTCCTACTGTGGCCCCGCCCGCTGGTAACGCTGTGAGTAAGCGCTCCGTTGGCACCAACACGCAGGAAGTGGCCCTTTCGTCCACACCCGACTCGGACGCTGACTTCTTGGGCCCCTGCCAGCCGGGTACCAGCGTTAACCTGGAGGGCATCGTGTGGCACGAGACCCAAGAAG gCGTGTTGGTGGTCAACGTGACGTGGAGGAAGAGGACCTATGTGGGAACCCTGCTGGACTGCACCAAACTCGACTGGGCTCCTCCCAG GTTCTGCGAGTCTCCGTCTCGTGATCCAGAGATGGCAGGTGGGCGTGGCCGTGGGAAAAGGCTGCGTCTGGCTTTGGCCGAGCGGCCCTGCGGGGATGCGGTACCGCCGGTCAAAATGCGAGGTCTGCCTCAACACCGGAGCCGGGGCGGTGGCATGGCAGCCTCACCAGTGCACAGCAAAGGTCGGCGCGGAAGTTTAAAACTCCTCAGTAACTGCAGAGCGTCCCCGCCATTTTTCACCACAGAGGAAACCAAACCTGCCAACCGAGCCTCTGTTCTCCCATCCGGCAAGCGGAAGAACAAACCGCCTGCCGATCTGGACCTTAGTCTGGTTTCCTCGGTGgatattaaaaatggaaatggcaAGAGGATTCGAGCAAAATCCCGCAGCGCCCCATGTACACCGCAAGGCAAGCCAGACCCCTCTTTTCTGGACCCGGGGGGAGGTTGTGCCTCCTCACCTCCACCAATCCTCATCGATTGTCCCCACCCCAACTGCACCAAGCGCTACAAGCACATCAATGGGCTGCGCTACCACCAGACGCATGCCCACCTGGAGGCAGAGGAACAGAGGAATCCCGAGAGCGAGGAGCGGCTGTCTGACTGCGAGGACGCCATCTACGACCTTGCAGATTCCAACAACAACGGCAACACCTCGTCCAAAAAAGCCACCCCGTTGTACAAGGTGACCACAGTGGGCTCGCCCAAGAACCGGCGGCTGCTCCTCAGCACCAAAACCCGGAGGAGTTCCCTACTAAAGGATGGCCTGATGGATGACCTCAGCAACTTGCCCATCATCTCCAACATGACGGTGGTTCTGGAGAACTGCATGGTGCCAGACCGGAGCGCCACTGTGGAGATGCCAAAGCTGGAAGCCGAAGGTCTGATCGACAAGAAGATCCTCTGTGAGAAGAGCAAAAAAGCCAATGGCAAGGTGGATAAGCTATCCAAGTCGCGGGCCAACCGGCTGATTGCTCCAGCACCCGCGCCACCAAAGCTTGTCGCCATACCCGATGCGGCGTATCCTACGGACAGTGCCTCCTCACAGCAGCCTTCACCTGTGGCAGCTGTGGGCCTAACAAGCAAGAATTCGTCCCTGAAACCCATCAAGCCGAAGCTCAGCATCGCCGTGGAACCCAGCCTGGTCAAAGCCACACTGCTGACCTGCAAAGAGACCCGCAAGAAAGAGAAGCGACGTCTCAAGGACAAGCACAACCGCGACGCGACCGCTTGGACGGCAAACGGTGACACCATCAAAATGGAAGACGGTGCTTCTAAAACTGCCACCAAGGAGATTCCGGGGAGCCTCCTGAAGGAACACCTGAGCAAGCAAGACGTGACGAATGGGCTCAGTGAGAGCCAGGAAAGCCGAATGGCGAGTATCCGCGCAGAGGCCGACAAGGTCTACACCTTCACGGACAACGCCCCCAGTCCTTCCATTGGCAGTTCATCGCGGCTTGATGCCGCCGGTGGTTGTCTCCTGTTGGGGGACAGCAAGGACAACAGTCCCGCCTACTCTGACATCTCGGATGCAGGGGATGATGGCGTGTCCTCCGAAAATCGCCTGGATGGGCTCAGATCCAAGTCTGCTTCCTCTGTATCTTCTGAAGTCAACTCTAACGGTAACCATACTAATGCCAGGAAGACACCACCCACGGTGACCGCCCCACCTTCTGCAAAAGAGCCCCTGTCCCCTTACTACCACAGCTTTGAGCCATACTACTTACCGGGCTGTGTGCAGATGGACAGGCAGAACCTCTACCAAAAAATTTCCTCTCACGATTCTAAAAGTAAAGATCGAAAGGAGGAGGCTAAAGATGATGACAAAATCTCCGTCCACGACTTTGCAGAGTGTAAGAAAGGTGACGGGCCGGCGGTACCTTCTCAGCTGCAGCTTGCCATGAGTCAGACCCAGACCGCCTTAGCCCAGTCGCTGTATTATGGACAGTATTCACGAGGACTCTACATGGACCAGAAACTCCTACTGGCCTCCAAATGCTGCGAGCAGAAGCAGCGTGCTGAGCGGGGGCAGGCTGGGCGAGACGGTGATGGGGACGTCAGACACACCGGCGGTGCTAAAGGTTCAGAAGGTGCTAAAGGATGCTGTCCCAAAGCCATCCTGTCCTATTTGGAGGAGAGGGGGGAAAGAGGACTGGGTTTGAAGGTGGACCAGCACCATGTCTCGACCAAGGACTGCGAGGACATCAAGTcgccttcatcctcctcctcctcctcctcctcctcttcttcatcctcgTCACACCACAACCCCAACACTCAGACAGATCTGGACTCAAATGTTTCCTATTCCAGC ACTTATAGCGGAAACACTGGCACCAGCACCAACACTTGTCCCCATCGATTTAGCCCCCAGACGGCTCTACATGGCCCCACCGCCTGGCTCACAGCAAATTCTCAGAGCTGCAGAGTCCACTCGGGGAAGCGGCGGATGAGGGGGACGCGGAGATGTCAAAGGAGTGGGGGAGCACTACTGAGCCAGCTGGGCCCAGAGTGA